In Dolichospermum flos-aquae CCAP 1403/13F, the following proteins share a genomic window:
- a CDS encoding 2-isopropylmalate synthase — protein MSKQTDRIIIFDTTLRDGEQCPGATLNIDEKLVIAKQLARLGVDIIEAGFAFASPGDFEAVSKIAQTVGTENGPVICSLARARHDDIKAAAEAIKPAAKGRIHTFIATSDIHLQYKLKKTRPEVVAIAEEMVAYAKTFTDDVEFSPEDAGRSDPEFLYEVLERAIAAGATTVNIPDTVGYTTPSEFGGIIKGITENVPNIDKAIISVHGHNDLGLAVANFLEAVKNGARQLECTINGIGERAGNAALEELVMALHVRRQYFNPFLGRAENSEAQLTNIDTKQIYKTSRLVSNLTGMLVQPNKAIVGANAFAHESGIHQDGVLKNKLTYEIMDAQLIGLSDNQIVLGKHSGRNAFRTRLQELGFELSETELNKAFVKFKDVADKKKEISDWDLEAIVNDEIQQAPDLFKVELVQVSCGSNAQPTATVTLRTPDGEELTDAAIGTGPVDAVYKAINRVVNVPNELIEFSVQSVTGGIDALGEVTIRLRHESRVFSGHAANTDIIVASAQAYVNALNRLVSALQQEVKEEVTA, from the coding sequence ATGAGCAAGCAAACCGATAGAATTATTATCTTTGACACCACATTGCGTGATGGAGAACAGTGTCCTGGAGCAACTCTCAACATAGACGAAAAGCTAGTTATTGCTAAACAACTAGCACGCTTAGGAGTAGATATTATTGAGGCTGGTTTTGCTTTTGCTAGTCCTGGAGATTTTGAAGCAGTTAGCAAAATTGCCCAAACTGTGGGAACGGAAAATGGTCCGGTAATTTGTAGTTTGGCCAGAGCCAGACATGATGATATTAAAGCCGCAGCGGAGGCTATCAAACCTGCTGCTAAAGGCAGAATTCATACTTTTATTGCTACTTCTGATATCCACCTGCAATATAAGTTAAAAAAGACCAGACCGGAAGTAGTTGCCATTGCTGAAGAAATGGTAGCCTATGCCAAAACCTTCACTGATGATGTCGAATTTTCTCCAGAAGATGCGGGACGATCTGATCCAGAATTTTTGTATGAAGTTTTGGAAAGAGCGATCGCCGCTGGAGCAACAACTGTTAATATTCCTGATACCGTAGGTTACACCACACCCAGCGAATTTGGGGGCATCATTAAAGGCATTACCGAAAATGTCCCCAACATTGACAAAGCCATTATTTCCGTTCACGGCCATAATGATTTAGGTTTAGCAGTTGCTAACTTTTTGGAAGCTGTGAAAAACGGCGCTCGTCAATTAGAATGTACCATCAATGGTATTGGTGAAAGAGCCGGAAATGCAGCTTTAGAAGAATTAGTGATGGCTTTGCACGTCCGCAGACAATATTTTAATCCCTTCTTGGGACGGGCTGAAAATTCGGAAGCACAACTCACGAATATTGACACCAAACAAATCTATAAAACCTCCCGTTTGGTTTCCAATTTAACGGGAATGTTGGTGCAACCAAATAAAGCCATTGTCGGTGCAAATGCCTTTGCTCATGAATCGGGAATTCATCAAGATGGGGTATTGAAAAATAAACTCACCTATGAGATTATGGATGCCCAATTAATTGGTTTATCCGACAATCAAATAGTATTGGGTAAACATTCTGGCAGAAATGCTTTTCGTACCCGCTTGCAAGAATTGGGTTTTGAACTATCAGAAACCGAATTAAATAAAGCCTTCGTCAAATTCAAAGACGTAGCGGATAAAAAGAAAGAAATCTCTGATTGGGATTTGGAAGCCATTGTCAATGATGAAATCCAACAAGCACCAGATTTATTTAAGGTAGAGTTGGTACAGGTTTCCTGTGGTAGTAACGCTCAACCTACTGCTACTGTAACTCTTCGCACTCCCGACGGAGAAGAATTAACTGATGCAGCCATTGGTACAGGTCCAGTAGATGCGGTGTACAAAGCCATCAATCGGGTAGTGAATGTACCGAATGAATTGATTGAGTTTTCTGTGCAATCTGTCACCGGAGGAATTGATGCTTTAGGAGAAGTGACAATTCGCTTACGCCATGAATCCCGTGTATTTTCAGGTCATGCGGCTAATACCGATATTATT
- a CDS encoding LabA-like NYN domain-containing protein — MGSPMNRLSIFVDGNNMFYAQQKNGWFFDPRRVLEYFKYEQSETTLINAFWYTGLKDPQDQRGFRDALISLGYTVRTKILKEYYDDASGRYSQKANLDIEIVVDMFNTVDQYDRVVLFSGDGDFERAIELLRSKNTHITVVSTEGMIARELRNATDRYIDLNDIRDRIEKTDG; from the coding sequence ATGGGTTCTCCAATGAATCGTCTGTCTATTTTTGTAGACGGAAACAATATGTTCTATGCTCAACAAAAAAATGGTTGGTTTTTTGACCCCCGACGGGTTTTAGAATATTTCAAATACGAACAGTCAGAAACTACATTAATCAATGCTTTTTGGTACACTGGATTAAAAGACCCACAAGACCAACGGGGTTTCCGAGATGCACTCATCAGTTTAGGATATACAGTTCGCACGAAAATCCTCAAAGAGTATTATGATGATGCTTCTGGTCGTTACTCCCAAAAAGCGAATTTAGATATTGAAATTGTCGTTGATATGTTTAATACGGTAGATCAATATGACCGAGTTGTATTATTCAGCGGAGATGGTGATTTTGAAAGAGCTATCGAACTATTACGCTCAAAAAATACGCATATTACAGTAGTATCAACTGAAGGAATGATCGCCAGAGAACTACGTAATGCTACTGATAGATATATAGACTTGAATGATATTAGAGATAGAATAGAAAAAACTGACGGTTAA
- the mreC gene encoding rod shape-determining protein MreC gives MFTLKRWWEYKGLQIGLLALVLGSAWTIRETKGALLREIYQGITIPLQMVQSGTIPEQSIKDARSLELQTRIVDLESQNEKLKSLLSYVEKETLPQKPIIARVIGRSADHWWQQVILNRGTASGIQEGSIVKADGGLVGLVESVTTNTSSVLLVSDLKSQVGVTVSRTSAKGVLQGDASAEGVLEFYEKVPNVKVGDLVSTSTYSQKFPAGLAIGKIKSLDLKKLPASIAKVELFPPIRYLDWVTVYPQPEKQYLETPNLTK, from the coding sequence ATGTTTACTTTAAAGCGCTGGTGGGAATATAAGGGATTACAAATAGGGTTATTGGCCTTAGTTTTAGGTAGTGCTTGGACAATCAGAGAAACAAAAGGGGCATTATTACGCGAAATCTATCAAGGAATCACCATTCCATTACAGATGGTGCAGTCAGGGACGATTCCTGAGCAAAGTATTAAAGATGCAAGATCTTTAGAATTACAGACTCGCATCGTCGATCTAGAAAGCCAAAATGAAAAATTAAAAAGTTTATTGAGTTACGTAGAAAAAGAAACCTTGCCACAGAAGCCAATTATAGCAAGGGTAATTGGACGGAGTGCAGATCATTGGTGGCAACAGGTAATTTTGAATCGAGGGACTGCATCAGGCATTCAAGAAGGTTCTATTGTTAAAGCCGATGGGGGATTGGTAGGTTTAGTAGAAAGTGTGACGACTAATACTAGCAGTGTATTGTTGGTTAGTGATTTAAAAAGTCAAGTGGGTGTAACTGTCAGCCGCACATCAGCTAAAGGAGTTTTGCAAGGTGATGCTTCCGCTGAAGGGGTGTTAGAGTTTTATGAAAAAGTGCCTAATGTTAAAGTAGGCGATTTAGTTTCTACATCTACTTATAGTCAGAAGTTTCCCGCTGGTTTAGCCATAGGTAAAATTAAGTCGTTGGATTTAAAGAAACTCCCGGCATCAATCGCTAAAGTGGAGTTATTTCCGCCAATTCGGTATTTAGATTGGGTAACTGTTTATCCTCAACCAGAGAAACAATATTTAGAAACTCCGAATTTGACGAAATGA
- a CDS encoding rod shape-determining protein, with product MGIDLGTANTLVYVSGKGIVLQEPSVVAIDQNLKVALAVGEEAKKMLGRTPGNVIALRPLRDGVIADFDTAELMLKSFIQRVNEGRSLMRPRIIIGIPSGVTGVERRAVMDAANQAGAREVYLIDEPVAAAIGAGLPVAEPTGNMIIDIGGGTTEVAVLSLQGTVISESVRIAGDELTEAITQYMKKIHNLVIGERTAEDIKIKIGSAYPTADDNDSVMEVRGLHLLSGLPRTVSIKGPEIRESMVEPLAVIIEAVRRTLERTPPELAADIIDRGIMLAGGGALLKGLDTLISHETGLVTHIAADPLSCVVLGTGRVLENFKQLERVFSGHSRNM from the coding sequence ATGGGTATCGACCTTGGTACAGCCAATACCCTAGTTTATGTGTCTGGTAAAGGAATTGTCCTGCAAGAACCTTCTGTAGTTGCCATTGATCAAAATCTCAAGGTGGCACTGGCAGTGGGAGAAGAGGCCAAAAAAATGCTCGGACGGACACCAGGCAATGTAATTGCCCTCCGTCCCCTGCGTGACGGTGTGATTGCTGACTTTGACACGGCTGAATTGATGCTAAAAAGCTTTATTCAGCGGGTAAATGAGGGAAGATCCCTGATGCGTCCCCGCATTATCATTGGCATTCCTAGTGGTGTCACAGGAGTAGAAAGACGGGCTGTCATGGATGCAGCCAATCAAGCCGGAGCGAGGGAAGTATATTTAATTGATGAACCAGTTGCAGCGGCAATCGGTGCGGGACTGCCAGTTGCAGAACCTACGGGTAACATGATCATTGATATAGGTGGTGGCACAACAGAAGTAGCGGTATTAAGTCTTCAGGGTACAGTAATTAGCGAGTCAGTCCGCATTGCTGGAGATGAACTAACCGAAGCGATTACTCAGTATATGAAGAAAATTCATAATCTGGTAATTGGTGAACGGACTGCTGAGGATATTAAGATTAAGATTGGTTCTGCCTATCCGACCGCAGATGATAATGATAGTGTCATGGAAGTCCGGGGCTTGCATTTACTTTCTGGATTACCCAGAACTGTAAGCATCAAAGGCCCAGAAATTCGGGAAAGCATGGTAGAGCCTCTAGCGGTAATTATCGAAGCAGTGAGACGGACACTAGAACGGACACCTCCAGAACTGGCAGCAGACATTATTGATCGCGGGATCATGTTGGCAGGAGGTGGTGCATTACTCAAAGGTCTGGATACATTAATTAGTCATGAGACAGGTCTTGTGACTCACATTGCGGCGGACCCTTTAAGCTGTGTAGTGTTGGGAACAGGTCGTGTATTAGAAAACTTCAAACAATTGGAGAGAGTATTTAGCGGGCATTCCCGTAATATGTAG
- a CDS encoding single-stranded DNA-binding protein: protein MSINVVTLIGRVGIDPDMKFFDSGKVKCRLTLAVSRRTREGEHTDWFNLELWGKTAEVAGNYVRKGKQIGVKGSLRFDSWSDRQSGVNRSSPVINVEQLELLGSKRDGEGGGADMSPDNF, encoded by the coding sequence ATGAGCATTAATGTTGTCACTCTTATTGGCCGTGTAGGCATCGATCCTGATATGAAGTTTTTTGATTCGGGTAAAGTTAAATGTAGATTAACTCTAGCAGTCAGTCGTCGTACCCGTGAGGGAGAACATACAGACTGGTTTAACTTAGAATTATGGGGAAAAACTGCGGAAGTTGCGGGTAATTATGTTCGGAAAGGCAAACAAATAGGCGTTAAAGGTTCTTTGCGGTTTGATTCCTGGAGCGATCGCCAAAGCGGAGTTAACCGTTCTAGTCCAGTTATCAATGTCGAGCAACTAGAATTACTAGGTTCTAAGCGTGATGGTGAAGGTGGGGGAGCAGATATGTCTCCAGATAATTTCTAA
- a CDS encoding SIMPL domain-containing protein has protein sequence MSNTILSNSRFPTRNFGKILSLSILICATFILPASAQEKAKLWRTLTVSGRGVETISTTLSQVSLGVEIQGKTAEDVQKEAARKSSAVVTLLKKRNVEKLTTTGIRLNPVYSYSNNVQRITGYAASNTVSFRIPTDQAGTLLDEAVKAGATQINGVSFIASDEAIAIAQKQALKKATQDAQQQAEAVLSSLGLQQKEIVSIQVNGATPPPPPMLYRAEAKLANADASTPIIAGEQEVQASVTLQISY, from the coding sequence ATGTCTAACACTATTTTATCCAATTCTCGTTTTCCTACCAGGAATTTTGGGAAGATCTTATCCTTGAGTATATTGATATGCGCGACTTTTATATTACCTGCATCGGCGCAAGAAAAGGCAAAATTATGGCGAACTTTAACCGTGAGTGGACGGGGAGTAGAAACAATTTCTACAACTTTATCTCAAGTGAGTTTAGGTGTGGAAATTCAAGGAAAAACCGCTGAAGATGTCCAAAAAGAAGCGGCTCGTAAATCATCCGCTGTGGTGACATTGCTGAAAAAACGTAATGTGGAAAAATTGACAACTACAGGAATTCGCCTGAATCCAGTGTATAGCTACAGCAATAATGTCCAACGAATCACTGGTTATGCTGCCAGTAATACAGTCAGTTTCCGCATTCCTACAGATCAAGCCGGAACATTGTTAGATGAAGCTGTGAAGGCTGGAGCGACACAAATTAACGGTGTGAGTTTTATTGCTAGTGATGAAGCAATTGCGATCGCCCAAAAACAAGCTCTGAAAAAAGCTACCCAGGATGCCCAACAGCAAGCAGAAGCCGTTTTAAGTAGCCTGGGATTACAACAAAAAGAAATTGTCAGTATTCAAGTCAATGGTGCAACTCCACCACCACCTCCCATGCTTTACCGGGCTGAGGCTAAATTAGCTAATGCAGATGCTTCTACTCCCATAATTGCTGGTGAACAGGAAGTACAAGCATCAGTAACATTGCAAATTAGTTATTAG